The Fructilactobacillus myrtifloralis genome contains a region encoding:
- a CDS encoding helix-turn-helix domain-containing protein, whose translation MSEENKQPNATSVGAQLKSAREQAGISIDELQKRTKIQKRYLTAIENGDFQELPGQFYVRAFVKQYANAVGLNGEQFLQDANLTSAQANPEKDPLQTTTTPADAEQPTENRTSNSGLKETPTQVDKRKLTPIIALVVVVIIVVAVVIFAVAKTKQESSTAAPANSKVTVTNDDAKSKHKSKNQKKSNLKEGQTEIKVVPNSTSDFTVKTGNATSKLELGASQAANATVKVNGNQVWTGTLNQNAGHQVDLPKDTKDVNIHLENAPVSNVKLNGQQVVLPQPAAGQDATKRDMNFKFEE comes from the coding sequence ATGAGTGAAGAAAACAAGCAACCCAACGCCACGTCCGTTGGCGCGCAATTAAAATCCGCCCGGGAACAAGCTGGGATTTCAATTGATGAATTACAGAAACGAACTAAGATTCAAAAGCGGTACCTGACTGCCATTGAAAACGGTGATTTTCAGGAATTACCGGGTCAGTTTTACGTACGCGCCTTTGTAAAGCAGTACGCCAATGCCGTTGGGTTAAACGGGGAACAATTTTTACAGGATGCCAACTTAACCTCGGCTCAGGCTAATCCCGAAAAGGACCCATTACAAACAACGACGACCCCGGCGGATGCAGAACAGCCAACGGAAAACCGTACTAGTAATTCCGGGTTAAAAGAGACCCCCACCCAAGTTGACAAACGCAAGTTAACGCCCATCATTGCTCTGGTCGTTGTGGTGATTATTGTGGTAGCCGTGGTCATATTTGCGGTAGCCAAGACGAAGCAGGAAAGTAGTACTGCGGCGCCGGCCAACTCCAAAGTGACGGTTACAAACGATGATGCGAAATCTAAGCACAAGAGCAAAAATCAGAAGAAATCAAACCTAAAAGAGGGCCAAACGGAAATCAAAGTGGTCCCAAACAGTACGAGTGATTTTACCGTCAAAACCGGTAATGCAACTTCCAAGCTGGAGCTCGGGGCTTCGCAAGCAGCCAATGCGACGGTGAAGGTGAACGGCAACCAAGTATGGACGGGAACTTTGAACCAAAACGCTGGTCATCAAGTTGACCTCCCAAAGGATACGAAAGACGTTAACATTCATTTAGAGAATGCTCCTGTTTCCAACGTGAAGTTAAATGGTCAGCAGGTCGTGTTACCAC